DNA sequence from the Rubinisphaera margarita genome:
TGGTTAAGGATCGCTTCAGCAGCGAGTAATCGATGCGCGTGATGTTTTCAGCGACATCCTGAATTGTGTAGTCAGGAATGATATCGAGCCAGACATCGGCATCTCCCAGGGCCATATCCAGATCGATCAGAGCGACCGTGTTGTGTTCATCCTGAGCGAGCACGCAGGCCAGGTTCACTGCGACGGACGTTGAACCGACGCCGCCGTTGACCCCGCCAATGGTTATGACCTGAGAATCGCGAACCTCTTCGCCCCCTTCCCCGCTGGGCGCCGCGTGCCGAACCCGTTCGAGAGCCGAGAGAAAATCTTCGAGCTGAAGCGGGAAGTTGAGGAACTCCTGAGCGCCCTGCCGCATCGCCTGCAGAATGAGCGGCCCGTCCTGCGAGGAACTGGCCACCAGAATGGCGCTGCCCGGAAGTTGCTGCCGCAGTTTGCCGACCAGCTCGAGCGCCGCCTCCTTGTTGGCATCAATGGCCACGAGGAGAATATCCGGGATCGTCTGCATGGCGACGTCGAGGAAGAATTCGTAGCGGGAGCACTCGGCTTCAAGCCAGACGGTGTCCACACCCAGCATCAAGTTTTTGAGCTGGGCACGTGTCACGTCGTGCGGGTCGACGACCGCCAGTCGTATAACCCTTTTCATGTGCAGCTCCCTTTCCTCGACACAATCTCACTATCTCGCATGGCCCGTCAATCTCACTTACTTCGCGATCACCTACGGCATTGGAGCCTGGACGCCGTCGGCTGTTTCGACTTGTCGCTGACCCGGCGGAATCAGCGATGGAGCCTGCCCCGCGTTCCCAGACTGATAAAGCGCCTGAGTCGCCTTCTGATTATTGCCGACACCGCCGGTCAGCATGACTTCAGCCTGACCGGTCGACTGCTTCCAGTTGGGAGCATCGTTCTGTGTCGTCGGTGCCGAAGGCGGCAACAGCGGAACAGTTGGCGTCGTGGACTTCGGATTCACGGGCATCGGTTCTTCACCCGGCATCGGCAGCATGGGAACAGCCTGTTTGGATTCACCGCCTGAAGGGAACGGCATCGTTTCGGGCGGCCCGTAAACAGGTGGAGTTGTGATTGGCGGCGGAGTCAGACTCGGCGGTGTCAGGCTCCGTGGTTGAAGTCCCGGCGATTCCATCATCGCTCCCGGCGGCAGTCCCATGCCGTCCGGTCCGATAACTTCGTATCCCTGTCCCGGCGGACAGTATTCCATTCCCGGTCCACCGTACTGATCGATCCCCGGAGGAACTGGGCCCCCGTAGTTGGGCACTTCGATCAGACCCTGGCCGAACAGTTCGCGATCGGTCGGAATGTCCGAGAAGGCTCCCGGTCCGCCCTGTGGAACCTGACAAGGATCGAGCGGCGCAACGTATTCCGGTGTCACCAGAATGATGAGTTCGGTTTCGTTCTCGTCGTAACGAACACGACGGAATGCGGCTCCAATCCAGGGCAGTTCGCCGAGGATGGGAACCTTATCCGTTTCCGCGGTGTATCGAGTCGCGATCAGTCCCCCGATCATCAGCGTCTGTCCGAACCGCATCCGCACCTGTGTGTTGGCTCGCCGTGTTGTGATGGCGGGAATCGTCGTATTGTTGAGAGTGGCGGCGTTGGCGAAGTCGCGTTCGCTGAATTCCGGAGCGATTTCGAGAACGACCTGTCCTTGTCCAAGCACAATGGGCACCGCTTCGAGCTTCACGCCGAACTCACGCCATTCCACAGACAGAGTTCCCAGTGCCTGCGGCACGAGAATCGGGAATTCCCCGCCGGACAGCAGAGACGCCGGGCGTCCACTGTCGGCGACAACCGAAGTTTCCACCAGAATCCGCAGCAGACCTTCCTGCTTGAGTGCTTCCAGGAAGCCACGGAAGATCGAGTCGCCGCTAACGATGCCGAAGCTGATTGAGGAATCGGACAGGCCGGCTCCCCCGTAGGTCAACGAGTTGGTGCCGCCTCCGAGAGAAGCATCTGACGGAGTCCCCAGGTTGCCGGGGTTACTCGCGACGAATCCATTACTGCTGAGCAGCGACCAGTTGAAGCCGAGCTGACGAATGCGGGAACGCTGCGCTTCCATAATTCGCACCTGCAGTCGAACCTGGTTGGCGGCTCCAAACTGCATGTGGTTGATGACTTTGGGATTAAACTCTTCGGCGACTTCCGTGATCTGTGAGATATGAGCTGGATCCGAGACGACGCCACGAAGGACAATACTGTCTTTGACTTTGACCGCTGTGACGGAAGAGTCCGGGAAAAAGCGATTGATGTACGACTGGAGATGCCGGACATCCCCTTCGACGAAGATTTCAATTTCGTAGTTCTTGTCGAATTCGTCGACGAGAACCAGAGTCGTTACGCCAGAAGCGACGGCCTGCAGCCGAATGCGATGCGGCGTGAGCGCCTGCACTGAAAGAATCGCGGGATCGAAGCCATCGACGCGAACAA
Encoded proteins:
- a CDS encoding type II and III secretion system protein family protein, giving the protein MCLLSMSLFVLACNIHIAQAQPETPLSAQAKVFHVVSPRNELTLTERFARVVELDSRIVRVDGFDPAILSVQALTPHRIRLQAVASGVTTLVLVDEFDKNYEIEIFVEGDVRHLQSYINRFFPDSSVTAVKVKDSIVLRGVVSDPAHISQITEVAEEFNPKVINHMQFGAANQVRLQVRIMEAQRSRIRQLGFNWSLLSSNGFVASNPGNLGTPSDASLGGGTNSLTYGGAGLSDSSISFGIVSGDSIFRGFLEALKQEGLLRILVETSVVADSGRPASLLSGGEFPILVPQALGTLSVEWREFGVKLEAVPIVLGQGQVVLEIAPEFSERDFANAATLNNTTIPAITTRRANTQVRMRFGQTLMIGGLIATRYTAETDKVPILGELPWIGAAFRRVRYDENETELIILVTPEYVAPLDPCQVPQGGPGAFSDIPTDRELFGQGLIEVPNYGGPVPPGIDQYGGPGMEYCPPGQGYEVIGPDGMGLPPGAMMESPGLQPRSLTPPSLTPPPITTPPVYGPPETMPFPSGGESKQAVPMLPMPGEEPMPVNPKSTTPTVPLLPPSAPTTQNDAPNWKQSTGQAEVMLTGGVGNNQKATQALYQSGNAGQAPSLIPPGQRQVETADGVQAPMP
- a CDS encoding AAA family ATPase, whose translation is MKRVIRLAVVDPHDVTRAQLKNLMLGVDTVWLEAECSRYEFFLDVAMQTIPDILLVAIDANKEAALELVGKLRQQLPGSAILVASSSQDGPLILQAMRQGAQEFLNFPLQLEDFLSALERVRHAAPSGEGGEEVRDSQVITIGGVNGGVGSTSVAVNLACVLAQDEHNTVALIDLDMALGDADVWLDIIPDYTIQDVAENITRIDYSLLKRSLTKHESGLFLLPRPVNLDAEFHLGPEDLRRVIGLLKATFTHLVIDISKSYGPIEMAAINTSDKTLIVTQLDLPCLRNVVRLVQYFDHMEMSNEKLKIVLNRAGLNDMQISTKKATEIIGRDIFWKVPNDYATMVESRNNGVPLILHAPKAKLTKSYIDLATQLSGVQLDEGTEPAGKKKLFSFLSR